From Streptomyces durmitorensis, a single genomic window includes:
- a CDS encoding zinc-dependent metalloprotease: MTSIGGAEMVDWNLAVATATRLVRPGPEVSRDEARAIVAELRKHAKSSEEHVRSFTRMGTEDIHDTPVLVVDRAGWIRANVAGFREILKPLLDKMQDRRSGPGGAVLGAVGGKVTGVELGMLLSFLASRVLGQYETFAPATRDLPAGEHGGGRLLLVAPNIVHVERELDVDPHDFRLWVCLHEETHRTQFSAVPWLRDHLEGEIQSFLSETEVDPMTVLERIREAAQSLAGGRPEGEEDDGGRSIVELVQTPAQREILGRLTAVMSLLEGHADFVMDGVGPDVVPSVNEIREKFQQRRARGASRLDQALRKLLGLDAKLRQYRDGERFVRAVVGEVGMDGFNRVWTSPNTLPTKSEIAKPADWVARVHRKGE, encoded by the coding sequence ATGACGAGCATCGGTGGTGCGGAGATGGTCGACTGGAATCTCGCGGTGGCGACCGCGACCCGGCTCGTCCGGCCGGGTCCAGAAGTGAGCCGGGACGAGGCGCGGGCCATCGTCGCCGAGCTCCGGAAGCATGCGAAGTCCTCGGAGGAACATGTCCGTTCCTTCACCCGGATGGGCACGGAGGACATCCACGACACCCCGGTGCTCGTGGTCGACCGGGCCGGGTGGATCCGGGCCAACGTCGCCGGGTTCCGGGAGATCCTCAAGCCCCTCCTGGACAAGATGCAGGACCGGCGCAGCGGCCCAGGCGGCGCCGTGCTCGGCGCGGTCGGCGGCAAGGTCACGGGCGTCGAGCTCGGGATGCTGCTCTCCTTCCTCGCCTCCCGCGTCCTCGGGCAGTACGAGACCTTCGCCCCGGCCACCCGCGACCTCCCGGCGGGCGAGCACGGCGGCGGCAGGCTCCTGCTCGTGGCGCCGAACATCGTGCACGTCGAGCGCGAACTCGACGTGGACCCCCATGACTTCAGGCTCTGGGTCTGCCTGCACGAGGAGACGCACCGCACGCAGTTCTCCGCCGTGCCCTGGCTGCGGGACCACTTGGAGGGGGAGATCCAGTCATTCCTCTCCGAGACCGAGGTCGACCCCATGACGGTCCTCGAGCGCATCAGGGAAGCCGCCCAGTCCCTCGCAGGCGGCCGCCCCGAGGGCGAGGAGGACGACGGGGGCCGCTCCATCGTGGAGCTGGTGCAGACCCCCGCCCAGCGCGAGATCCTCGGCCGGCTGACAGCCGTCATGTCGCTCCTCGAAGGCCATGCGGACTTCGTGATGGACGGAGTCGGGCCGGACGTGGTGCCCTCCGTCAACGAGATCCGGGAGAAGTTCCAGCAGCGCAGGGCGCGCGGGGCGAGCCGCCTTGACCAGGCCCTGCGCAAGCTGCTCGGCCTCGACGCGAAATTGCGCCAATACCGCGACGGCGAGCGTTTCGTGCGCGCGGTCGTCGGCGAGGTCGGTATGGACGGCTTCAACCGGGTCTGGACTTCGCCGAACACGCTGCCCACCAAGTCGGAGATCGCCAAACCGGCGGACTGGGTCGCGCGGGTGCACCGTAAGGGAGAG